One segment of Theobroma cacao cultivar B97-61/B2 chromosome 9, Criollo_cocoa_genome_V2, whole genome shotgun sequence DNA contains the following:
- the LOC18588472 gene encoding uncharacterized protein LOC18588472 isoform X2 — protein sequence MNLASFKWLNFLIFFFIFTINPCFSVVQIDEFSIIAFDVDSFHGDYTPPSPPPPSLPPLPPSLSCEEDLKGVGSLDTVCELNSSLNFHKDVYIAGSGSFHVLPGVVLSCPIKSCSISINVSHGEFSLGQNSGVFAGTVFVSAWNASFFEGSVVNVSGLAGQPPAQTSGTPSGIQGAGGGHGGRGASCVTDNTKLPDDVWGGDAYSWSSLEKPWSYGSKGGTTSKEDDYGGEGGGRIRFEVEETVDVGGSLLANGGDGGVKGGGGSGGSIYIKAHRMTGSGRISASGGNGFAGGGGGRISIDVFSRHDDTEFFIHGGTSFGCKGNAGAAGTYYDAVPRSLIVSNHNMSTSTDTLLMEFPKQPLWTNVYIRDHAKASVPLFWSRVQVRGQIHLSCGAVLSFGLAHYASSEFELMAEELLMSDSIVKIYGALRMSVKMHLMWNSKMLIDGGADAIVATSLLEASNLVVLRESSVIQSNANLGVHGQGFLNLSGPGDMIEAQRLILSLFFSINVGSGSILRGPLENASNNDMTPRLYCELQDCPMELVHPPEDCNVNSSLSFTLQICRVEDIVIEGVITGSVVHFHWVRSIIVHSSGEITTSALGCTGGVGRGKVLNNGLGGGGGHGGKGGKGYFDGSFIEGGVSYGDADLPCELGSGSGNDSLAGTTAGGGIIVMGSLEHLLSSLTVYGSLRADGESFGEAIRKQAHSTISNIGPGGGSGGTILLFVHTIVLGDSSVISTAGGHGSPSGGGGGGGGRVHFHWSDIPTGDEYLPIASVKGSIITRGGSGRAQGHTGENGTITGKACPKGLYGIFCEECPVGTFKNVSGSDRVLCLDCPSNKLPSRALYVNVRGGVTESPCPYKCISERYHMPHCYTALEELVYTFGGPWLFGLILLGLLVLLALVLSVARMKYVGGDELPALVPARHGSRIDRSFPFLESLNEVLETNRTEESQTHVHRMYFMGPNTFTEPWHLPHSPPEQVIEIVYEDAFNRFVDEINGLAAYQWWEGSIYSILSILAYPLAWSWLQQCRKNKLQQLREFVRSEYDHSCLRSCRSRALYEGLKVAATTDLMLAYVDFFLGGDEKRNDLPPRLHQRFPMSLVFGGDGSYMAPFSLQSDNILTSLMSQSVPPTIWYRLVAGLNCQLRLVRCGHLKLTFGHVISWLETHANPTLITYGVCVDLGWFQPTSSGYCQFGLIVCATGNESVWYWTGRQDRCLPPMEHSWRDSVGCSGASEHLRTCQRISGGILHAKSLRTLKMKRAICYPFSFIVYNTKPVGHQDLVGLLISILLLGDFSLGLLTLLQLYSISLLDFFLVLFFLPLAILFPFPAGISALFSHGPRRSAGLARVYALWNITSLINVVTAFVCGFLHYWSHSSKKHINFQSWNLSMDESEWWMLPSGLVLCKIIQARLIDCHVANQEIQDQSLYSSDPDVFWQS from the exons atGAATCTCGCCTCTTTTAAATGGCtcaattttctaatttttttctttattttcactaTAAACCCTTGTTTTTCCGTTGTTCAAATTGATGAATTCTCGATCATCGCCTTCGATGTCGACTCTTTTCACGGAGACTACACTCCCCCGTCGCCTCCGCCGCCTTCACTGCCACCGCTTCCACCTTCTCTCTCGTGCGAAGAAGATTTAAAAGGAGTTGGCTCTCTCGACACAGTCTGCGAGCTCAATTCCAGCTTGAATTTTCACAAAGATGTGTATATAGCAGGAAGCGGCAGCTTCCACGTACTTCCTGGTGTCGTTTTGAGTTGCCCTATAAAGAGTTGCTCGATATCCATTAATGTGAGTCATGGGGAATTCAGTTTGGGTCAAAACTCCGGCGTGTTTGCCGGGACAGTATTCGTTTCGGCTTGGAATGCAAGTTTCTTTGAAGGTTCAGTGGTAAACGTAAGTGGCTTAGCTGGTCAACCCCCGGCTCAGACGAGTGGAACCCCTTCGGGGATTCAGGGCGCGGGCGGGGGCCACGGAGGGAGAGGCGCAAGTTGCGTCACAGATAACACCAAACTGCCGGATGATGTGTGGGGAGGAGATGCTTACTCTTGGTCATCGTTGGAGAAGCCTTGGAGTTATGGGAGTAAAGGAGGGACGACTAGTAAAGAGGATGATTATGGAGGGGAAGGAGGTGGGAGGATAAGGTTTGAGGTGGAGGAGACGGTTGACGTTGGCGGGAGTTTATTGGCAAATGGAGGTGATGGGGGCGTAAAAGGGGGTGGAGGCTCTGGTGGGAGCATTTATATCAAGGCTCATagaat GACTGGAAGTGGCAGGATAAGTGCCTCTGGGGGGAATGGATTTGCTGGAGGTGGTGGTGGAAGAATTTCAATTGATGTTTTTAGTAGGCATGATGATACAGAATTCTTTATTCATG GAGGAACAAGTTTTGGCTGTAAAGGTAATGCAGGTGCTGCAGGTACATATTATGATGCTGTGCCTCGGAGTCTAATAGTTAGCAATCACAACATGTCAACAAGCACTGACACACTTTTAATGGAGTTCCCTAAACAACCACTTTGGACAAATGTTTATATTCGAGATCATGCCAAGGCTTCTGTTCCTTTATTTTGGAGCCGTGTTCAG GTTAGGGGACAAATTCACTTATCATGTGGTGCAGTTCTAAGCTTTGGCCTTGCCCATTATGCTTCATCTgagtttgaattgatggcagAAGAACTTTTAATGAGCGATTCAATTGTCAAG ATATACGGGGCTCTTCGTATGTCCGTCAAAATGCACTTGATGTGGAATTCCAAAATGCTTATAGATGGTGGTGCTGATGCTATTGTAGCGACGTCCTTGCTTGAGGCCAGCAATTTGGTGGTCCTCAGG GAATCTTCAGTGATACAATCTAATGCAAATTTGGGAGTTCATGGACAAGGTTTTTTGAATTTGTCTGGACCAGGGGATATGATTGAAGCACAGCGTTTGATcctctcattatttttcagTATCAAT GTTGGAAGTGGATCTATTTTGCGAGGTCCCTTGGAAAATGCCAGTAACAATGATAT GACCCCACGGCTCTACTGTGAACTTCAGGATTGCCCCATGGAACTTGTTCATCCACCTGAGGATTGCAACGTGAATTCTTCATTATCCTTCACCCTTCAG ATATGTCGTGTTGAAGATATTGTTATTGAGGGCGTTATAACAGGATCTGTTGTTCATTTTCACTGGGTTAGAAGTATCATTGTTCATTCTTCTGGAGAAATTACCACGTCTGCACTGG GTTGCACTGGTGGGGTGGGTAGGGGAAAAGTACTCAATAATGGTCTTGGTGGAGGTGGAGGACACGGTGGCAAAGGTGGGAAGGGATACTTTGATGGCAGTTTTATTGAAGGTGGTGTTTCATATGGAGATGCTGATTTGCCTTGTGAACTTGGTAGTGGTAGCGGAAATGATAGTCTTGCTGGCACAACTGCTGGTGGTGGAATAATAG TGATGGGTTCATTGGAGCACTTATTATCAAGTTTGACTGTCTATGGTTCCCTTAGAGCTGATGGAGAAAGCTTTGGGGAAGCTATCAGGAAGCAGGCCCATAGCACCATTTCAAACATAGGTCCTGGCGGTGGATCTGGTGGAACTATCCTTTTATTTGTTCATACAATTGTGCTTGGTGATTCTTCAGTTATCTCGACTGCCGGAGGACATGGCAGCCCAAGTGGTGGTGGCGGTGGAGGTGGTGGACGGGTTCACTTTCATTGGTCAGATATACCAACTGGGGATGAGTATCTTCCCATAGCAAGTGTGAAAGGAAGCATTATCACCAG GGGAGGCTCTGGCAGAGCTCAGGGTCACACTGGGGAAAATGGAACTATCACTGGAAAGGCCTGTCCTAAAGGGCTTTATGGTATCTTTTGTGAG GAATGCCCTGTTGGGACTTTTAAGAATGTCAGTGGATCTGATAGAGTCCTTTGTCTTGATTGCCCatctaataagcttccaaGTCGAGCCTTATATGTTAATGTTCGAG GTGGTGTTACTGAAAGCCCCTGCCCTTATAAGTGCATTTCTGAAAGATATCATATGCCACACTGTTACACTGCACTTGAAGAGCTGGTATATACTTTTGGTGGGCCATGGTTGTTTGGTCTTATTCTTTTAGGCCTTCTCGTCCTTTTAGCACTAGTTCTTAGTGTTGCAAGGATGAAATATGTTGGTGGGGATGAATTACCAGCTCTAGTGCCTGCCCGTCATGGCTCTCGAATAGATCGCTCATTCCCTTTCCTGGAGTCATTGAATGAG GTTTTGGAGACAAATAGAACTGAGGAATCCCAAACTCATGTGCACAGAATGTATTTTATGGGACCAAATACATTTACTGAACCTTGGCATCTACCTCATTCTCCACCGGAGCAAGTAATTGAAATTGT ATATGAGGATGCCTTCAATAGATTTGTGGATGAGATTAATGGTTTAGCTGCATATCAGTGGTGGGAAGGATCAATCTACAGCATTCTGTCTATTCTTGCGTATCCACTTGCATGGTCCTGGCTACAGCAATGCcgaaaaaataaattgcaaCAGCTACGTGAATTTGTTCGATCTGAATATGATCATTCTTGCCTGCGTTCTTGCCGTTCACGTGCTTTATATGAAGGGCTCAAG GTCGCTGCAACCACAGATCTAATGCTTGCATATGTGGACTTTTTCCTTGGTGGAGATGAAAAGAGGAATGACCTTCCTCCTCGTCTTCATCAAAGATTTCCAATGTCTTTGGTTTTTGGAGGAGATGGAAGTTACATGGctcctttctctcttcaaAGTGATAACATTCTTACTAGCTTGATGAGTCAG tCTGTTCCGCCAACCATATGGTATCGATTAGTGGCTGGTCTAAATTGTCAATTGCGCCTAGTTCGCTGTGGACACTTGAAACTTACTTTTGGTCATGTTATTAGCTGGCttgaaacacatgcaaaccCTACCTTAATTACATATGGTGTATGTGTTGATCTTGGGTGGTTTCAGCCAACTTCTTCTGGTTATTGTCAGTTTGGACTTATAGTATGTGCTACTGGCAATGAAAGTGTGTGGTACTGGACTGGACGTCAAGATAGATGTTTGCCACCTATGGAGCATTCATG GAGAGACTCAGTTGGTTGCTCAGGAGCCAGTGAACATTTAAGGACATGCCAAAGGATATCTGGAGGGATATTGCACGCAAAAAGCTTACGAACACTTAAAATGAAGAGGGCAATTTGTTATCCCTTTTCCTTTATAGTTTACAATACCAAGCCTGTTGGTCATCAG GATCTTGTCGGTTTGCTTATCTCTATATTACTTCTAGGAGATTTTAGCTTAGGTTTGCTTACGTTGCTACAGTTGTATTCGATATCACTGCTGGActtctttttagttttgttcttccttccTCTTGCAATACTCTTTCCATTCCCAGCTGGTATCAGTGCCTTGTTTAGTCATGGACCGAGACGATCAGCTGGCCTTGCACGTGTATATGCTCTATGGAATATTACATCCTTGATCAATGTG GTAACTGCCTTTGTTTGTGGATTTCTACATTACTGGAGCCACTCAAGCAAAAAGCATATAAATTTTCAGTCATGGAATTTAAGCAT GGATGAAAGTGAATGGTGGATGCTTCCTTCTGGATTAGTGCTGTGTAAAATTATCCAAGCACGACTTATTGATTGCCATGTGGCTAACCAAGAAATTCAAGATCAATCATTATATAGCAGTGATCCGGATGTGTTCTGGCAATCATGA
- the LOC18588472 gene encoding uncharacterized protein LOC18588472 isoform X1, with protein sequence MNLASFKWLNFLIFFFIFTINPCFSVVQIDEFSIIAFDVDSFHGDYTPPSPPPPSLPPLPPSLSCEEDLKGVGSLDTVCELNSSLNFHKDVYIAGSGSFHVLPGVVLSCPIKSCSISINVSHGEFSLGQNSGVFAGTVFVSAWNASFFEGSVVNVSGLAGQPPAQTSGTPSGIQGAGGGHGGRGASCVTDNTKLPDDVWGGDAYSWSSLEKPWSYGSKGGTTSKEDDYGGEGGGRIRFEVEETVDVGGSLLANGGDGGVKGGGGSGGSIYIKAHRMTGSGRISASGGNGFAGGGGGRISIDVFSRHDDTEFFIHGGTSFGCKGNAGAAGTYYDAVPRSLIVSNHNMSTSTDTLLMEFPKQPLWTNVYIRDHAKASVPLFWSRVQVRGQIHLSCGAVLSFGLAHYASSEFELMAEELLMSDSIVKIYGALRMSVKMHLMWNSKMLIDGGADAIVATSLLEASNLVVLRESSVIQSNANLGVHGQGFLNLSGPGDMIEAQRLILSLFFSINVGSGSILRGPLENASNNDMTPRLYCELQDCPMELVHPPEDCNVNSSLSFTLQICRVEDIVIEGVITGSVVHFHWVRSIIVHSSGEITTSALGCTGGVGRGKVLNNGLGGGGGHGGKGGKGYFDGSFIEGGVSYGDADLPCELGSGSGNDSLAGTTAGGGIIVMGSLEHLLSSLTVYGSLRADGESFGEAIRKQAHSTISNIGPGGGSGGTILLFVHTIVLGDSSVISTAGGHGSPSGGGGGGGGRVHFHWSDIPTGDEYLPIASVKGSIITRGGSGRAQGHTGENGTITGKACPKGLYGIFCEECPVGTFKNVSGSDRVLCLDCPSNKLPSRALYVNVRGGVTESPCPYKCISERYHMPHCYTALEELVYTFGGPWLFGLILLGLLVLLALVLSVARMKYVGGDELPALVPARHGSRIDRSFPFLESLNEVLETNRTEESQTHVHRMYFMGPNTFTEPWHLPHSPPEQVIEIVYEDAFNRFVDEINGLAAYQWWEGSIYSILSILAYPLAWSWLQQCRKNKLQQLREFVRSEYDHSCLRSCRSRALYEGLKVAATTDLMLAYVDFFLGGDEKRNDLPPRLHQRFPMSLVFGGDGSYMAPFSLQSDNILTSLMSQSVPPTIWYRLVAGLNCQLRLVRCGHLKLTFGHVISWLETHANPTLITYGVCVDLGWFQPTSSGYCQFGLIVCATGNESVWYWTGRQDRCLPPMEHSCRRDSVGCSGASEHLRTCQRISGGILHAKSLRTLKMKRAICYPFSFIVYNTKPVGHQDLVGLLISILLLGDFSLGLLTLLQLYSISLLDFFLVLFFLPLAILFPFPAGISALFSHGPRRSAGLARVYALWNITSLINVVTAFVCGFLHYWSHSSKKHINFQSWNLSMDESEWWMLPSGLVLCKIIQARLIDCHVANQEIQDQSLYSSDPDVFWQS encoded by the exons atGAATCTCGCCTCTTTTAAATGGCtcaattttctaatttttttctttattttcactaTAAACCCTTGTTTTTCCGTTGTTCAAATTGATGAATTCTCGATCATCGCCTTCGATGTCGACTCTTTTCACGGAGACTACACTCCCCCGTCGCCTCCGCCGCCTTCACTGCCACCGCTTCCACCTTCTCTCTCGTGCGAAGAAGATTTAAAAGGAGTTGGCTCTCTCGACACAGTCTGCGAGCTCAATTCCAGCTTGAATTTTCACAAAGATGTGTATATAGCAGGAAGCGGCAGCTTCCACGTACTTCCTGGTGTCGTTTTGAGTTGCCCTATAAAGAGTTGCTCGATATCCATTAATGTGAGTCATGGGGAATTCAGTTTGGGTCAAAACTCCGGCGTGTTTGCCGGGACAGTATTCGTTTCGGCTTGGAATGCAAGTTTCTTTGAAGGTTCAGTGGTAAACGTAAGTGGCTTAGCTGGTCAACCCCCGGCTCAGACGAGTGGAACCCCTTCGGGGATTCAGGGCGCGGGCGGGGGCCACGGAGGGAGAGGCGCAAGTTGCGTCACAGATAACACCAAACTGCCGGATGATGTGTGGGGAGGAGATGCTTACTCTTGGTCATCGTTGGAGAAGCCTTGGAGTTATGGGAGTAAAGGAGGGACGACTAGTAAAGAGGATGATTATGGAGGGGAAGGAGGTGGGAGGATAAGGTTTGAGGTGGAGGAGACGGTTGACGTTGGCGGGAGTTTATTGGCAAATGGAGGTGATGGGGGCGTAAAAGGGGGTGGAGGCTCTGGTGGGAGCATTTATATCAAGGCTCATagaat GACTGGAAGTGGCAGGATAAGTGCCTCTGGGGGGAATGGATTTGCTGGAGGTGGTGGTGGAAGAATTTCAATTGATGTTTTTAGTAGGCATGATGATACAGAATTCTTTATTCATG GAGGAACAAGTTTTGGCTGTAAAGGTAATGCAGGTGCTGCAGGTACATATTATGATGCTGTGCCTCGGAGTCTAATAGTTAGCAATCACAACATGTCAACAAGCACTGACACACTTTTAATGGAGTTCCCTAAACAACCACTTTGGACAAATGTTTATATTCGAGATCATGCCAAGGCTTCTGTTCCTTTATTTTGGAGCCGTGTTCAG GTTAGGGGACAAATTCACTTATCATGTGGTGCAGTTCTAAGCTTTGGCCTTGCCCATTATGCTTCATCTgagtttgaattgatggcagAAGAACTTTTAATGAGCGATTCAATTGTCAAG ATATACGGGGCTCTTCGTATGTCCGTCAAAATGCACTTGATGTGGAATTCCAAAATGCTTATAGATGGTGGTGCTGATGCTATTGTAGCGACGTCCTTGCTTGAGGCCAGCAATTTGGTGGTCCTCAGG GAATCTTCAGTGATACAATCTAATGCAAATTTGGGAGTTCATGGACAAGGTTTTTTGAATTTGTCTGGACCAGGGGATATGATTGAAGCACAGCGTTTGATcctctcattatttttcagTATCAAT GTTGGAAGTGGATCTATTTTGCGAGGTCCCTTGGAAAATGCCAGTAACAATGATAT GACCCCACGGCTCTACTGTGAACTTCAGGATTGCCCCATGGAACTTGTTCATCCACCTGAGGATTGCAACGTGAATTCTTCATTATCCTTCACCCTTCAG ATATGTCGTGTTGAAGATATTGTTATTGAGGGCGTTATAACAGGATCTGTTGTTCATTTTCACTGGGTTAGAAGTATCATTGTTCATTCTTCTGGAGAAATTACCACGTCTGCACTGG GTTGCACTGGTGGGGTGGGTAGGGGAAAAGTACTCAATAATGGTCTTGGTGGAGGTGGAGGACACGGTGGCAAAGGTGGGAAGGGATACTTTGATGGCAGTTTTATTGAAGGTGGTGTTTCATATGGAGATGCTGATTTGCCTTGTGAACTTGGTAGTGGTAGCGGAAATGATAGTCTTGCTGGCACAACTGCTGGTGGTGGAATAATAG TGATGGGTTCATTGGAGCACTTATTATCAAGTTTGACTGTCTATGGTTCCCTTAGAGCTGATGGAGAAAGCTTTGGGGAAGCTATCAGGAAGCAGGCCCATAGCACCATTTCAAACATAGGTCCTGGCGGTGGATCTGGTGGAACTATCCTTTTATTTGTTCATACAATTGTGCTTGGTGATTCTTCAGTTATCTCGACTGCCGGAGGACATGGCAGCCCAAGTGGTGGTGGCGGTGGAGGTGGTGGACGGGTTCACTTTCATTGGTCAGATATACCAACTGGGGATGAGTATCTTCCCATAGCAAGTGTGAAAGGAAGCATTATCACCAG GGGAGGCTCTGGCAGAGCTCAGGGTCACACTGGGGAAAATGGAACTATCACTGGAAAGGCCTGTCCTAAAGGGCTTTATGGTATCTTTTGTGAG GAATGCCCTGTTGGGACTTTTAAGAATGTCAGTGGATCTGATAGAGTCCTTTGTCTTGATTGCCCatctaataagcttccaaGTCGAGCCTTATATGTTAATGTTCGAG GTGGTGTTACTGAAAGCCCCTGCCCTTATAAGTGCATTTCTGAAAGATATCATATGCCACACTGTTACACTGCACTTGAAGAGCTGGTATATACTTTTGGTGGGCCATGGTTGTTTGGTCTTATTCTTTTAGGCCTTCTCGTCCTTTTAGCACTAGTTCTTAGTGTTGCAAGGATGAAATATGTTGGTGGGGATGAATTACCAGCTCTAGTGCCTGCCCGTCATGGCTCTCGAATAGATCGCTCATTCCCTTTCCTGGAGTCATTGAATGAG GTTTTGGAGACAAATAGAACTGAGGAATCCCAAACTCATGTGCACAGAATGTATTTTATGGGACCAAATACATTTACTGAACCTTGGCATCTACCTCATTCTCCACCGGAGCAAGTAATTGAAATTGT ATATGAGGATGCCTTCAATAGATTTGTGGATGAGATTAATGGTTTAGCTGCATATCAGTGGTGGGAAGGATCAATCTACAGCATTCTGTCTATTCTTGCGTATCCACTTGCATGGTCCTGGCTACAGCAATGCcgaaaaaataaattgcaaCAGCTACGTGAATTTGTTCGATCTGAATATGATCATTCTTGCCTGCGTTCTTGCCGTTCACGTGCTTTATATGAAGGGCTCAAG GTCGCTGCAACCACAGATCTAATGCTTGCATATGTGGACTTTTTCCTTGGTGGAGATGAAAAGAGGAATGACCTTCCTCCTCGTCTTCATCAAAGATTTCCAATGTCTTTGGTTTTTGGAGGAGATGGAAGTTACATGGctcctttctctcttcaaAGTGATAACATTCTTACTAGCTTGATGAGTCAG tCTGTTCCGCCAACCATATGGTATCGATTAGTGGCTGGTCTAAATTGTCAATTGCGCCTAGTTCGCTGTGGACACTTGAAACTTACTTTTGGTCATGTTATTAGCTGGCttgaaacacatgcaaaccCTACCTTAATTACATATGGTGTATGTGTTGATCTTGGGTGGTTTCAGCCAACTTCTTCTGGTTATTGTCAGTTTGGACTTATAGTATGTGCTACTGGCAATGAAAGTGTGTGGTACTGGACTGGACGTCAAGATAGATGTTTGCCACCTATGGAGCATTCATG TAGGAGAGACTCAGTTGGTTGCTCAGGAGCCAGTGAACATTTAAGGACATGCCAAAGGATATCTGGAGGGATATTGCACGCAAAAAGCTTACGAACACTTAAAATGAAGAGGGCAATTTGTTATCCCTTTTCCTTTATAGTTTACAATACCAAGCCTGTTGGTCATCAG GATCTTGTCGGTTTGCTTATCTCTATATTACTTCTAGGAGATTTTAGCTTAGGTTTGCTTACGTTGCTACAGTTGTATTCGATATCACTGCTGGActtctttttagttttgttcttccttccTCTTGCAATACTCTTTCCATTCCCAGCTGGTATCAGTGCCTTGTTTAGTCATGGACCGAGACGATCAGCTGGCCTTGCACGTGTATATGCTCTATGGAATATTACATCCTTGATCAATGTG GTAACTGCCTTTGTTTGTGGATTTCTACATTACTGGAGCCACTCAAGCAAAAAGCATATAAATTTTCAGTCATGGAATTTAAGCAT GGATGAAAGTGAATGGTGGATGCTTCCTTCTGGATTAGTGCTGTGTAAAATTATCCAAGCACGACTTATTGATTGCCATGTGGCTAACCAAGAAATTCAAGATCAATCATTATATAGCAGTGATCCGGATGTGTTCTGGCAATCATGA
- the LOC18588473 gene encoding gamma-glutamyltranspeptidase 3, translating to MGRQNMEAPLLDSDHLDLLAANEKRGNKKWNRALCFIFVLLTFSIVGLIFRDNWSYLVVKGGYKYDERIQVRGPNSVESEQGVVAADDGRCSEIGVLMLKKGGHAVDAAVAIALCVGVVNPMSSGIGGGAFMIVRSSSTSQTQAFDSRETAPLAASQDMYMNDIKAKYRGALSMGVPGEIAGLHEAWLRYGRLAWRTLFKPAIKLAKEGFVVAPYLGLCIASNGRMIMNDPGLRRVFAPKGKLLQAGEKCYNVELAQSLEAVAEQGPDALYNGTIGEKLVKDVRQAGGILTMEDLRNYKVEVTDAMVANVMDYTIYGMPPPSSGTLGLSLVMNILGSYGSADAAKGDLGLHRLIEALKHMFAERMNLGDPDFVDITKYTSEMLSVSYAKQIQQKILDNTTFPADYYMYRWSQLRDHGTSHFCVVDAERNAVSMTTTVNYPFGAGVLSPSTGIVVNNEMGDFSAPTEISPDMLPPAPANFIRPKKRPLSSMTPLIITKDNQLAGVIGGSGGMSIIPAVIQVFLNHFFLGTEPLAAVQHPRIYHKLIPNVVSYENWTVIDGDHIELAEETKTFLAEKGHHLQAKSSGAIVQFVVQTLQNPIEMGRKYGKGSNIYHGTLTAVSDPRKDGKPAAL from the exons ATGGGGCGACAGAACATGGAAGCTCCGCTTTTGGACAGTGATCATTTGGATTTGTTGGCGGCAAATGAAAAGAGGGGAAACAAGAAATGGAACAGAGCTCTTTGCTTCATCTTCGTTTTGTTAACCTTCTCAA TTGTAGGCCTAATATTCAGAGACAACTGGAGTTACTTGGTAGTCAAAGGAGGATACAAGTACGATGAAAGGATTCAAGTCCGTGGCCCTAACAGTGTCGAGTCAGAACAAGGTGTTGTTGCTGCCGATGATGGACGTTGTTCTGAAATTGGTGTACTCATGCTCAAGAAAGGTGGGCATGCGGTGGATGCTGCGGTGGCAATAGCACTGTGCGTCGGAGTTGTCAATCCAATGTCAAGTGGAATTGGAGGTGGAGCATTCATGATTGTCAGGTCTTCATCAACTTCACAAACCCAAGCTTTTGATTCGAGAGAAACTGCTCCCTTGGCTGCTTCACAG GATATGTATATGAATGATATCAAAGCCAAGTATAGAGGTGCATTATCAATGGGAGTTCCTGGTGAGATTGCTGGCCTTCATGAAGCTTGGTTGAGATATGGACGATTAGCTTGGAGGACATTATTTAAGCCTGCAATAAAACTTGCTAAAGAGGGATTTGTGGTTGCTCCATATCTCGGATTATGCATTGCTAGCAATGGGAGGATGATCATGAATGACCCTGGCTTAAGGCGAGTGTTTGCACCAAAGGGGAAGTTGTTACAAGCGGGTGAAAAGTGCTATAATGTGGAGCTAGCGCAAAGCCTTGAGGCAGTGGCAGAACAAGGACCAGATGCTCTTTATAATGGAACCATTGGAGAGAAATTGGTAAAAGATGTGAGACAGGCTGGTGGGATTTTGACAATGGAAGATTTACGGAATTACAAGGTAGAAGTTACAGATGCAATGGTTGCAAATGTAATGGACTACACTATATATGGAATGCCACCTCCTTCAAGTGGAACACTCGGGCTGTCTCTG GTTATGAACATCCTTGGGAGCTACGGAAGTGCTGATGCTGCAAAGGGGGATCTTGGCTTGCATCGCCTGATTGAAGCATTGAAACACATGTTTGCTGAACGAATGAACTTGGGTGATCCTGATTTTGTGGACATAACCAAATATACATCTGAAATGCTTTCCGTTTCTTATGCAAAGCAAATTCAGCAAAAGATACTTGACAACACTACTTTCCCAGCAGACTACTATATGTACAG ATGGAGTCAACTCAGAGACCATGGAACTAGCCATTTTTGTGTTGTAGATGCGGAACGCAATGCGGTATCAATGACAACCACTGTAAATTATCCTTTTGGAGCTGGGGTGCTATCTCCTTCCACTGGTATCGTGGTTAACAATGAGATGGGTGATTTCTCAGCACCAACAGAGATTTCTCCTGACATGCTCCCTCCTGCTCCAGCAAATTTTATTCGCCCAAAAAAGAGGCCTCTATCTTCCATGACACCACTTATTATTACCAAG GATAATCAGCTGGCCGGGGTCATTGGTGGCAGTGGTGGAATGAGCATAATACCAGCAGTAATCCAGGTTTTCCTAAATCATTTTTTCTTGGGGACGGAACCTTTAGCCGCGGTTCAACATCCAAGGATCTACCACAAG CTAATACCAAATGTAGTTTCATATGAAAACTGGACTGTGATTGATGGTGATCATATCGAGCTTGCCGAGGAGACAAAGACTTTCTTGGCAGAGAAGGGTCATCACCTGCAGGCTAAGTCAAGTGGGGCTATCGTCCAGTTTGTTGTTCAAACCCTCCAAAACCCCATCGAAATGGGCCGAAAATATGGAAAAGGTTCCAATATATATCATGGAACACTAACTGCCGTTAGTGACCCTAGAAAAGATGGGAAGCCTGCGGCACTTTGa
- the LOC18588474 gene encoding AP-4 complex subunit sigma, whose protein sequence is MGIRFILMVNKQGQTRLAQYYEWLTLEERRALEGEIVRKCLARTEQQCSFVEHRNYKIVYRRYASLFFLVGVDNDENELAILEFIHLLVETMDRHFGNVCELDIMFHLEKAHFMLEEMVMNGSVVETSKTNILTPIQLMDKAS, encoded by the exons atggGGATTAGATTCATATTGATGGTGAACAAGCAAGGGCAGACTCGTCTCGCCCAATACTACGAATGGCTCACCCTCGAAGAACGCCGTGCCCTCGAAGGCGAGATCGTCCGCAAATGCTTAGCTCGCACCGAGCAACAG TGTTCATTTGTTGAGCATcgaaattacaaaattgtaTACAGGCGATACGCTTCACTGTTTTTCTTAGTTGGAGTTGACAATGATGAG AATGAGCTTGCAATTTTGGAATTTATACATCTCTTAGTTGAAACCATGGACCGTCATTTTGGCAATGTG TGTGAGCTAGATATCATGTTCCATTTAGAGAAAGCGCATTTCATGCTGGAGGAAATGGTTATGAATGGTTCCGTTGTTGAAACCAGCAAGACTAACATTCTGACTCCAATTCAGTTGATGGACAAAGCATCATGA